One window from the genome of Corvus moneduloides isolate bCorMon1 chromosome 9, bCorMon1.pri, whole genome shotgun sequence encodes:
- the TOR3A gene encoding torsin-3A, which yields MGPGRLPARRGLGCCVLVLLLLLEGSGSPGTPPPPRRHWAEEQGAVPEGKPWGRARYEAVKKHLGTVSALSKQYWQYVACKVWQEGCEEEEKERQSSPIPSWSFPLVGQDYLEILSAWYCSFGKCCETGDCRIINNITGLEADLSGQLHGQHLAKEVVVRALQGFLQSPGPQQALVLSFHGWSGTGKNFVARLVASHLYRDGLKSECVRVFISLLHFPHHNYMDSYKAQLQRQISETLQRCRQALFIFDEAEKLHSSLLDAIRPFMAHHDSKGQVDHQRSIFLFLSNLGGNTINEVALDFWRAGRAREEISMELLEQRLRLELQEAAESSYAHSHLLQENLIDFVVPFLPLEYHHVKLCARDAFLARGLPYTEAMLDEVAQMMVFVPKEEKLFSAQGCKSVPQRINYFLP from the exons ATGGGCCCGGGCAGGCTGCCGGCCCGCCGGGGCCTCGGCTGCTGcgtcctggtgctgctgctgctcctggagggcTCGGGCAGCCCCGGGACACCGCCACCGCCCCGGCGGCactgggcagaggagcagggagccgTCCCGGAGGGGAAACCGTGGGGCAGGGCGAGGTACGAAGCCGTGAAGAAGCATTTGGGAACTGTGAGTGCCCTCTCCAAGCAGTATTGGCAGTACGTGGCGTGCAAGGTGTGGCAGGAGGGctgcgaggaggaggagaaggagcgaCAGTCCAGTCCCATCCCAA GCTGGAGCTTTCCTCTGGTGGGCCAAGATTACCTGGAGATCCTCTCTGCCTGGTACTGCAGCTTCGGCAAGTGCTGCGAGACAGGAGACTGCAGGATAATCAACAACATCACAG ggctggaggcagacCTCAGTGGGCAGCTCCACGGGCAGCACTTGGCCAAGGAAGTGGTGGTCCGGGCACTGCAGGGGttcctgcagagcccagggccCCAGCAGGCGCTGGTCCTGTCCTTCCACGGCTGGTCCGGCACGGGGAAGAACTTTGTGGCTCGGCTGGTGGCCAGCCACCTGTACCGGGACGGGCTGAAGAGTGAGTGTGTCCGGGTGTtcatctccctgctccactTCCCACACCACAACTACATGGACTCCTACAAG gcccagctgcagaggcagaTCAGCGAGACCCTGCAGCGCTGCAGGCAGGCCCTGTTCATCTTCGACGAGGCCGAGAAGCTGCATTCCAGCCTTCTGGATGCCATCAGGCCCTTCATGGCTCACCACGACAGCAAGGGCCAGGTGGATCACCAGAGAtccatcttcctcttcctcag CAATCTTGGTGGCAACACCATCAATGAGGTCGCCCTGGACTTCTGGCGAGCCGGCCGGGCACGGGAGGAGATCtccatggagctcctggagcagcggctgcggctggagctgcaggaggctgcag AGAGCAGTTAtgcccacagccacctcctccAGGAGAACCTCATTGATTTCGTGGTGCCCTTCCTGCCTCTGGAGTACCACCACGTGAAGCTCTGCGCGCGCGACGCCTTCCTGGCCCGCGGGCTTCCCTACACCGAGGCAATGCTCGACGAGGTGGCCCAGATGATGGTGTTTGTCCCCAAAGAGGAGAAGCTTTTCTCTGCACAGGGCTGCAAATCCGTGCCCCAGCGCATCAATTACTTCCTTCCTTGA